One window of Anaerolineales bacterium genomic DNA carries:
- a CDS encoding response regulator transcription factor: protein MTKILVIDDEPSIVNLVTAYLKPEGYEIYTATDGPSGLKSARAFKPELIILDIMLPGMDGIELLSRLRRESEVYVILLTAKTEETDKVVGLSVGADDYVTKPFSPRELVARVKAAIMRIQTGSGSGFETSVLSFRHLHMDVGARIVKVDDQEIELTAIEFDLLKTLAENRGRVLTREQLLEKVWGGEYFGEMRVVDVHLGHVRQKLGHEDLIATVRGVGYRFEDEPL, encoded by the coding sequence ATGACAAAAATCCTGGTCATCGACGACGAGCCTTCCATCGTCAATCTTGTTACCGCCTATCTCAAGCCCGAAGGCTATGAGATTTACACAGCGACGGATGGTCCGTCGGGTCTTAAGTCTGCCCGTGCTTTCAAGCCCGAACTCATCATCCTGGATATCATGCTTCCTGGCATGGATGGAATTGAACTGCTCTCACGCTTGCGCCGCGAATCAGAAGTGTATGTAATTCTGTTGACCGCGAAAACCGAAGAGACCGACAAGGTTGTTGGTCTTTCCGTTGGCGCAGACGATTATGTGACCAAACCTTTCAGCCCGCGCGAATTGGTGGCACGAGTCAAAGCCGCGATCATGCGCATTCAAACGGGATCAGGTTCAGGGTTCGAAACGAGCGTGCTGTCCTTTCGTCATTTACATATGGATGTTGGCGCACGCATCGTTAAGGTCGATGATCAAGAGATTGAATTGACCGCCATTGAATTCGATTTGTTGAAAACGCTGGCTGAAAACCGCGGCAGGGTACTCACACGCGAGCAGTTGCTGGAGAAAGTATGGGGCGGCGAATACTTTGGCGAAATGCGCGTCGTGGATGTGCATCTCGGACATGTCCGTCAGAAGTTGGGACATGAAGATTTAATCGCGACGGTGCGCGGCGTCGGTTATAGATTTGAAGATGAACCGTTGTAA
- a CDS encoding type IV secretion system DNA-binding domain-containing protein, with product MIYPKSGYMHPHGGYVCIHCGYEHATTPDQCPLCNGEWQGWELLFAPHALDDLRAQVMGWIAQLPFPSMMEWKASPKGLRVVLYLPPDSAEGVVQAWSAMTGQHSRWRSLGMVKVQTDGYALHPSNRLPSLIASAKDSDPLLAIGSRLISTARGGHDASLRLWLLGNEDQLQEKLRSLSSYSYGTEGGVGNDTPNSWGLQLDFLRAGLFLGMIMAGISGGILFAGWFNPFGVSMFVIAGITICLASALGIRDWLAWRSIPKEVVERRIQEPLLKVAFSMSEPISLPLLAGEQSWQPIESVWPAIQKHTFPLPAGELAGLIAPLQLGEGSGLLDRAVWQEVPAPPPSQPLLEAGFKIGQSVATSALVGVDPDGHGLATGGSRSGKSSFVYSMLEQLIAKGDDAPGIFLVDPHVSLADAFLDAIAQLPGEQKQKAIKRLRVITPDQPQVIPLNLLAVPDFTWAGNAIVQVGRRIWDDYWGPRMQAALLGLFRLAHVWNQHHPEAGLGLLHIVFMAFNKRWRHTAMALLPPGERMGALALDALLGQIGEEDKKSQSWITEVISPVLSKVMALELSPWLFSAMHQERFVDLNQWIDERAWIVLRLPSGEMGREGARLTASVVYNVFDAAYRKATLEKPVPFYFIVDEAQEIGSGMRLESMLAEGAKFGARMFVLAQSLSMMRKVEGMEPVVQAMLANTSTQMFFSPDPEDADLIRATLSSTVRYGNMTLDLPSLQCWLRARIGGRWQPPTLTQIKPLPRADATRVRILIEEVIAAHPTDYLPADGWQEKASSALRDMLPRNLSHLLDEFLAVWLEEQNNTQIRQPAPVEDERRLGF from the coding sequence ATGATTTATCCAAAGAGCGGGTACATGCACCCGCATGGCGGGTATGTATGTATTCACTGCGGATACGAACACGCCACGACTCCAGATCAATGTCCACTCTGTAATGGTGAATGGCAGGGATGGGAACTGCTCTTTGCGCCACACGCATTGGATGACCTGCGCGCGCAGGTCATGGGCTGGATCGCGCAACTGCCGTTTCCTTCCATGATGGAATGGAAGGCCTCCCCCAAAGGCTTGCGTGTAGTATTGTATCTGCCGCCGGACAGCGCCGAAGGCGTCGTGCAGGCCTGGTCCGCCATGACCGGGCAGCATTCGCGCTGGCGCAGTCTGGGCATGGTGAAGGTTCAAACCGATGGATATGCCTTGCATCCCTCCAACCGCTTGCCCTCCCTGATCGCCTCCGCCAAGGACAGCGATCCCTTGCTTGCCATTGGCAGCCGGTTGATCAGCACCGCAAGGGGAGGGCATGATGCCAGTCTACGTTTGTGGTTGCTCGGGAATGAAGATCAACTGCAGGAAAAGTTGCGCAGCCTGTCTTCTTACTCGTATGGCACGGAAGGCGGCGTCGGCAATGACACACCCAATTCATGGGGCCTGCAACTGGACTTCCTGCGCGCCGGGCTATTTCTAGGGATGATCATGGCTGGCATCAGCGGTGGTATTTTGTTCGCCGGTTGGTTCAATCCCTTTGGGGTCTCCATGTTCGTGATCGCCGGCATCACGATCTGCCTTGCTTCGGCACTTGGTATTCGAGACTGGCTCGCCTGGAGATCGATCCCCAAGGAAGTTGTGGAGAGACGGATACAGGAGCCGTTGTTGAAGGTTGCCTTTTCCATGTCCGAGCCGATTAGTCTCCCACTATTGGCTGGAGAACAATCGTGGCAACCCATTGAATCAGTCTGGCCTGCAATCCAGAAACACACCTTCCCATTACCAGCTGGCGAACTTGCCGGACTCATTGCCCCGCTGCAACTAGGAGAAGGATCGGGCTTGTTGGACCGCGCTGTCTGGCAGGAAGTGCCGGCGCCACCGCCATCACAACCGTTGCTCGAAGCTGGTTTCAAGATCGGGCAGAGTGTCGCGACCAGCGCGCTGGTCGGGGTCGATCCGGATGGACATGGTCTTGCGACAGGAGGTAGCCGTTCGGGTAAATCTTCCTTTGTGTATTCCATGCTGGAGCAGTTGATCGCCAAAGGTGATGATGCGCCAGGCATTTTTCTGGTCGATCCACATGTGTCGCTGGCAGATGCCTTTCTCGATGCGATTGCTCAATTGCCGGGGGAACAAAAGCAAAAAGCAATCAAGAGATTACGTGTCATCACCCCGGACCAGCCGCAGGTCATCCCTTTGAACCTGCTGGCTGTCCCAGATTTCACCTGGGCCGGCAATGCCATCGTGCAGGTCGGTCGGCGTATTTGGGATGACTACTGGGGTCCACGTATGCAGGCGGCACTATTGGGATTATTTCGTCTCGCGCATGTCTGGAACCAGCACCATCCGGAAGCAGGTCTTGGACTCCTGCATATCGTTTTCATGGCCTTCAATAAGAGATGGAGGCACACAGCAATGGCACTGTTACCTCCTGGCGAACGCATGGGCGCCTTGGCGCTCGATGCCTTATTGGGTCAGATCGGGGAGGAGGATAAAAAGAGTCAGAGTTGGATCACGGAGGTGATCAGCCCGGTGCTTTCGAAGGTCATGGCGTTGGAACTCTCGCCGTGGTTGTTCTCCGCCATGCACCAGGAACGCTTCGTGGACCTCAATCAATGGATCGACGAACGCGCCTGGATCGTATTACGTCTGCCTTCCGGTGAAATGGGACGTGAAGGCGCGAGGCTTACAGCAAGTGTGGTGTACAACGTTTTCGATGCCGCCTATCGCAAGGCGACCCTGGAAAAACCTGTGCCTTTTTATTTCATTGTGGACGAAGCCCAGGAGATCGGTTCGGGCATGCGTTTGGAGTCGATGCTTGCAGAAGGCGCGAAGTTCGGCGCGCGCATGTTCGTACTGGCGCAATCTTTATCCATGATGCGCAAGGTGGAAGGGATGGAACCGGTCGTGCAGGCCATGCTCGCCAATACCTCCACGCAGATGTTCTTCTCGCCTGATCCGGAGGATGCAGACTTGATCCGCGCCACGTTGAGTTCTACCGTGCGCTACGGCAATATGACCCTCGATCTGCCTTCCCTGCAGTGTTGGTTACGTGCGCGTATTGGTGGGAGATGGCAGCCACCGACCCTGACGCAAATTAAACCTCTGCCGCGTGCGGATGCTACGAGAGTCAGGATATTGATCGAGGAAGTGATTGCTGCTCATCCCACGGATTATCTGCCCGCGGATGGATGGCAGGAAAAAGCATCGAGTGCGCTGAGGGACATGCTCCCCAGGAATCTGTCCCACCTCCTGGATGAGTTTCTGGCGGTGTGGCTGGAAGAACAGAACAACACCCAGATCCGCCAGCCCGCGCCGGTGGAGGATGAAAGGCGGTTGGGTTTCTGA
- a CDS encoding long-chain-fatty-acyl-CoA reductase, giving the protein MSSLTEQPIQIPFILRGQEVTAKDLLYQSRDRKNQFLYPDPRPLLDRIVLSNPVQLQRDFASIHVGEIIDFLAEAGKAMTLNHARMEQACRFSVPFSALPESIVRGSYDLIPVVFSKIALRTMVENEIGSNYLDGWVEMPYADKVARRRAYGARTLHFISGNVPVVAALSIARAALIKSDNIIKITPNDPLTASAIVGAMMDVDPNHPVTKHFSVVYWSKELHDFEHELIQPRYLEKIISWGGALGGVNSTLNHGNLQASGIDVIALGPKFSISILGREAFQSSAEIEQVAMLTAKDAGSFNMESCGSSRFHFVQASPGQAMEYARHLYDHMQHQDPSLSALPKHFPADLRDEINAARAQDDFYYVVGGDRNEGAVVVSLTGDLPDFFPIHKVVVVVPFEDPIQLVDRIHPSTQTVGIYPETLKKPLRDLLVARGVCRFISIGHTVEYSIGGPFNSTEIMRRACRWILDERFPSKWELPGFYLRKAWQIFKHHIF; this is encoded by the coding sequence ATGTCATCACTAACAGAACAACCCATCCAAATCCCTTTCATCCTGCGCGGGCAGGAAGTCACTGCAAAGGATCTGTTGTACCAAAGCCGGGACAGAAAGAATCAGTTCCTTTATCCCGACCCGCGTCCCCTGCTTGACCGGATCGTGCTTTCGAATCCAGTACAACTCCAGCGTGACTTTGCCTCCATACATGTTGGCGAGATCATCGACTTTCTTGCCGAAGCGGGCAAAGCCATGACCCTTAATCATGCCCGCATGGAACAGGCTTGTCGTTTCAGCGTGCCGTTCAGCGCCCTGCCGGAGTCCATCGTCCGCGGCAGCTATGACCTGATCCCGGTTGTGTTTTCGAAGATCGCGTTGCGCACGATGGTCGAGAATGAAATCGGCTCGAACTATCTGGACGGCTGGGTCGAGATGCCGTATGCGGACAAGGTCGCAAGGCGACGCGCCTACGGCGCGCGTACCCTGCATTTCATCTCCGGCAATGTGCCGGTTGTGGCCGCCCTGAGCATCGCCCGCGCCGCCTTGATCAAGTCGGACAATATCATCAAGATCACGCCAAACGATCCGCTCACCGCCTCTGCAATCGTCGGCGCGATGATGGATGTCGATCCGAACCATCCCGTCACCAAACATTTCTCGGTCGTGTATTGGTCGAAGGAACTGCACGACTTTGAGCATGAACTGATCCAACCACGCTATCTGGAAAAGATCATCTCCTGGGGCGGTGCCCTGGGTGGAGTCAACTCGACCCTCAACCACGGCAACTTGCAAGCCTCCGGCATTGATGTCATTGCCTTGGGTCCAAAGTTCAGCATTTCCATTTTGGGACGTGAAGCTTTCCAATCCAGTGCGGAGATTGAACAAGTTGCCATGCTTACCGCCAAGGATGCCGGCTCCTTCAACATGGAGTCCTGCGGTTCGTCGCGTTTCCATTTTGTGCAGGCGTCTCCGGGTCAGGCGATGGAATATGCCCGGCACTTGTACGACCACATGCAGCACCAAGACCCATCCTTGAGCGCCCTACCGAAGCATTTCCCGGCAGACTTGCGCGATGAGATCAATGCCGCCCGCGCCCAGGATGATTTCTATTATGTCGTCGGCGGGGATAGGAACGAAGGCGCTGTAGTTGTAAGTCTGACCGGCGACCTGCCCGATTTCTTCCCCATCCACAAAGTTGTAGTAGTCGTCCCCTTCGAGGATCCCATTCAGCTTGTGGATCGCATCCATCCTTCCACACAGACGGTTGGCATCTACCCCGAAACTCTCAAGAAGCCATTACGTGACCTCCTGGTGGCGCGCGGCGTTTGCCGCTTCATTTCCATCGGACATACCGTGGAGTATTCCATCGGTGGTCCCTTCAATTCAACCGAGATCATGCGGCGCGCCTGCCGCTGGATCCTGGATGAACGTTTTCCATCCAAATGGGAACTGCCCGGTTTCTATCTGCGCAAAGCCTGGCAGATCTTCAAACATCATATTTTTTAG
- a CDS encoding MerR family transcriptional regulator, which translates to MKIQEFSQQTGLSAKTIRYYESIGILRSPQRAPNGYREYSEQDLERARFVAGARSLELSLDEISELLAMQDQREAPCRTMLNQIKHKAEQINERIVLLQQMEKDLRKLYKLGLTFPTDDVDGKNCICHLVKERKNN; encoded by the coding sequence ATGAAAATACAAGAGTTTTCTCAACAAACTGGTCTATCTGCCAAAACAATTCGTTACTATGAATCGATTGGCATATTGCGTTCTCCGCAACGTGCGCCGAATGGCTACCGTGAATACAGCGAACAAGATTTGGAGCGCGCTCGTTTTGTGGCGGGAGCGCGCTCCCTTGAACTTTCGTTGGATGAGATTTCGGAATTGCTGGCTATGCAAGATCAAAGAGAGGCTCCGTGCCGAACCATGTTGAATCAGATCAAACACAAAGCAGAACAAATTAACGAGCGAATTGTGCTATTACAGCAAATGGAAAAAGATTTACGGAAACTTTATAAACTCGGCTTGACATTCCCGACTGATGACGTAGACGGTAAAAATTGCATTTGCCATCTTGTGAAAGAACGAAAAAACAATTGA
- the merA gene encoding mercury(II) reductase — MENHFDLLILGSGSTAFAAALRAAELGKTAAMTEMRTLGGTCVNRGCLPSKNLIEAARIVWESSHPRYKGLKPAKMKLDFGELISQKQDVVHAYRDKKYQSLVYEEDKIKVFNGLAELIDKHTVLVGGQKVSGDQILIATGTRPTIPQIEGLDHVPYLTSDLLTSDEGQELKELPESMVIIGGGYIALELGQMFHRFGTRLTILERNQVILPNYEPEVSEALTFALREEGLQIVTGAQVVRVSNKSSKEIEVVANLGGKEQPFKAQKLLVATGREPNTDNAGLDKVGVQLDEHGFVKVNDELQTNISNIWAAGDVIGRQTESQPATPVGAHDGVIVAKNALAGAHQKVDHRVIPRTIFTDPQVAVVGQTDEEAVGSGIRCWCGTIPLELVPRAGATHQTNGIAKMVINRETQEVVGVSLVMPNAGEVIHEAAMALRFRAKLEDYIDMIHVYPTMAEALKIAAISYFKDPAKLSCCAE, encoded by the coding sequence ATGGAAAATCATTTTGACTTGTTAATTTTAGGTTCTGGTTCAACCGCATTTGCGGCGGCATTACGCGCGGCTGAACTCGGCAAGACTGCCGCCATGACCGAAATGCGGACGTTGGGCGGCACATGTGTCAATCGCGGTTGTCTGCCCAGCAAGAACCTGATTGAAGCCGCGCGTATTGTTTGGGAATCTTCCCATCCGCGTTACAAAGGTCTCAAACCCGCAAAGATGAAACTCGATTTCGGGGAATTGATTTCTCAAAAACAGGATGTCGTTCATGCTTATCGCGATAAGAAATATCAATCCCTCGTGTATGAAGAGGACAAAATCAAAGTCTTTAACGGTCTGGCAGAATTGATCGACAAGCACACTGTTCTCGTTGGCGGGCAGAAAGTCAGCGGCGACCAAATACTGATTGCCACAGGCACACGCCCAACGATCCCTCAGATTGAGGGTCTTGACCATGTTCCATATTTAACTTCTGACCTTTTGACATCAGACGAAGGACAGGAATTAAAGGAACTTCCCGAGTCTATGGTAATTATTGGCGGTGGTTACATCGCGCTTGAGTTAGGGCAAATGTTTCATCGCTTTGGCACACGGTTAACAATTCTGGAACGCAATCAAGTCATCCTTCCCAACTACGAGCCAGAAGTTTCCGAGGCTTTGACGTTTGCCCTGCGAGAAGAAGGTCTCCAGATTGTGACGGGCGCGCAGGTTGTGCGCGTCTCAAATAAATCAAGCAAGGAAATTGAAGTAGTTGCGAATCTTGGCGGCAAAGAACAACCTTTCAAAGCTCAGAAACTCCTGGTTGCCACAGGCAGAGAGCCAAACACCGATAATGCAGGTCTGGATAAGGTCGGTGTTCAACTCGATGAACATGGTTTCGTGAAAGTCAATGACGAATTGCAAACCAATATTTCCAACATTTGGGCGGCGGGGGATGTGATTGGTCGTCAAACAGAAAGCCAGCCAGCCACGCCTGTTGGCGCGCATGATGGCGTGATTGTTGCCAAGAATGCGCTCGCAGGTGCGCATCAGAAGGTTGACCATCGCGTGATTCCCCGCACGATTTTTACAGACCCACAGGTGGCAGTCGTTGGGCAGACCGATGAAGAAGCGGTTGGGTCAGGCATTCGTTGCTGGTGCGGTACGATTCCGCTGGAACTCGTTCCCCGCGCAGGCGCGACTCATCAAACCAACGGCATTGCGAAAATGGTGATTAATAGAGAAACGCAGGAAGTAGTAGGCGTCTCATTGGTCATGCCTAATGCGGGAGAGGTAATCCATGAGGCGGCAATGGCTTTGAGATTCCGCGCCAAACTTGAAGATTATATTGACATGATCCATGTCTACCCGACAATGGCGGAGGCGTTGAAGATCGCGGCAATTTCGTATTTCAAAGACCCTGCCAAGTTGTCTTGTTGCGCAGAGTAA
- a CDS encoding copper chaperone Copz family protein, whose translation MSSCCSLPVDEKGFLIEIPEENAQIPLRAKNACPTCGQKGKPVDTATVKSMLSVSLNQIKDVPYFFCQNRNCPTVYFSNDGLQTFGRDEVRERVYQKEPDMDDTFVCYCFRHTVGEVRTASSESQAAILDDINAGIKAGQCACDWRNPQGSCCLGNVRGVIKQAEKLVVATV comes from the coding sequence ATGTCAAGTTGTTGTTCATTGCCTGTTGACGAAAAAGGGTTCTTGATTGAAATCCCAGAAGAGAACGCGCAGATCCCCCTACGCGCCAAAAATGCCTGTCCCACCTGCGGGCAGAAGGGAAAACCTGTAGATACGGCGACGGTGAAATCCATGTTGTCCGTTTCCCTCAATCAGATCAAAGATGTTCCGTATTTTTTCTGCCAAAACCGCAATTGTCCCACCGTATATTTTTCAAACGATGGTCTGCAAACGTTCGGCAGGGATGAAGTTCGGGAGCGTGTTTACCAAAAAGAGCCTGATATGGATGACACTTTCGTTTGCTATTGCTTTCGACATACCGTCGGCGAAGTTCGCACCGCTTCGTCTGAAAGTCAAGCAGCCATTTTGGACGACATCAACGCAGGTATCAAGGCAGGGCAATGCGCCTGCGATTGGCGAAACCCGCAAGGCTCATGCTGTTTGGGGAATGTGCGCGGCGTAATCAAACAGGCAGAAAAGTTGGTTGTTGCAACAGTTTAG